From a region of the Eublepharis macularius isolate TG4126 chromosome 7, MPM_Emac_v1.0, whole genome shotgun sequence genome:
- the LOC129333967 gene encoding probable C-mannosyltransferase DPY19L4 — MRTVEVRQRKKPNGTETEERAPEEGNEENKKPKKSPRYDLIPRFAKLFFGCVAAIVSGMMYAMYLSTYHERKFWFSGRPVFMNLPVTTELCH; from the exons ATGc GAACGGTAGAGGTGAGGCAACGGAAGAAGCCAAATGGCACAGAAACAGAAGAGAGAGCTCCCGAAGAaggaaatgaagaaaacaaaaagcCCAAAAAATCTCCGAGGT ATGATTTAATTCCACGTTTTGCAAAGCTTTTCTTCGGCTGTGTTGCAGCCATCGTCAGTGGAATGATGTATGCCATGTACCTTTCAACATACCATGAACGCAAATTTTGGTTCTCTGGCAGGCCG GTGTTTATGAACTTACCCGTGACAACAGAACTCTGTCATTGA